TAGGTTTTTAAGTTGATGAGGTGTATTCGCAGCAACGTGTTTTCCTTGCTGAGCACTTAGCTCAAATACCTCACCATTTACCTCTAATGTGGCACAGCCAGATAACACAAAAAAGAACTGTTCAGACTGAGTATGCAGGTGACGCGCTTCCTGACAGCCAGGTGGTACTCGCTCTTGGATCACGCTTAAACGCTCGCTACTTGCTAGATGCCAACCATCACAGTTATCACCCCAAAGGTAATGCTCAGCATTATGCTTAGAGACTACTGTCATACTTCATCCTTGAGTTGTTAAAAAATCAGATAGTTAGCGTTTAACTCTGACCCAAATTCAACGAATTTAGCTTTCTTGGCTAAGAATTTCTTTGGCGTACTGCAGCGCTTTTAGCTCTTGCTCACTTGGGTTTAGCTCGATGACTGAATTCACTTGTGTAAGCAACGAGTGCCACAAAGGTTCAATCACATGGAGCTGCTCTTGGTTGGCATATTGCTTAGCAAGAGTCAGCAAATAAGCTGATTGCACTACATCGATTCGACCTAACATGCCATCAGCAAGTGCCACACTTAACTCAATCATGGCAGTTGCATTGTGACCATAGCGGATCACATCATGTAAGTACTGCTCAGCCCTGGCTAGCTCTTCTTTTGTGGCTTGTTCGCAGTTAAGCGTATCGCTGGCGCAGCGTAGCATAGCGTCAAGCTGACCGTGCTGTGCTGCTTCATTTAACCAATAGTCAGCCTTGTCACTGTCCACCTCGCCCGCTTCGCCAGACTCAAACATTAAGCTTAAATGGTACTGGGCATGGGCGTAACCAGACTCAGCGGCCTTAGTTATCCATACGCTCGCCTCTCGCAGCAAGCTGCTGTCAATATTATCCAGTCCAGACTGCAGTTGTTGCTGATACTGTTGATAATAAAGCACACCAAGGTTAGACATGGCTTCAGCATTTTCTTGTTTGGCGGCTAGCTCAAGCCAATGTTTCGCTTT
This DNA window, taken from Shewanella maritima, encodes the following:
- a CDS encoding cupin domain-containing protein, whose translation is MTVVSKHNAEHYLWGDNCDGWHLASSERLSVIQERVPPGCQEARHLHTQSEQFFFVLSGCATLEVNGEVFELSAQQGKHVAANTPHQLKNLADQDLHFLVISTPPSHGDRQLLEE